The following proteins are co-located in the Streptomyces asiaticus genome:
- a CDS encoding Lrp/AsnC family transcriptional regulator, with protein MHTQDFAAHDLDELDRGLIHALQIHPRAPWTLVGDVLGVNPVTAARRWHRLQEAGLAWVTAYPQLSDSRIVVTGIVEVDAEPGVGEDVAEALAAEPSVANVKLTAGSRDLVIALQASDLGELSQLTTALFRGAPGVRATRTHVATGVPSEGSRWRLRALDATQLARLQEALPPAEPLPSGTTGWDPLDIRLLELLSVDGRMAISDLAEHADAPLTTVRRRLRSLLGSRVCLRCDLARPLSGWPLSAVYFASVPAERLEETSRALAGVREVRSCAITAGPHNLVIDVWLRASGDVHAFEAHLSRRLPRLTIEDRSVVLRTVKHMGRLLDRDGHSVGIVPLRPFTAPAAGDATAT; from the coding sequence ATGCACACGCAGGATTTCGCCGCGCATGACCTGGACGAGCTGGATCGCGGCCTCATACACGCCTTGCAGATCCACCCCAGGGCCCCATGGACTCTCGTCGGTGATGTTCTCGGGGTGAACCCGGTGACGGCCGCGCGACGCTGGCACCGGCTCCAGGAGGCGGGGCTGGCCTGGGTGACCGCCTACCCCCAGCTCTCGGACTCCCGGATCGTGGTGACCGGCATCGTCGAGGTGGACGCCGAGCCCGGGGTCGGCGAGGACGTGGCCGAGGCCCTGGCGGCCGAGCCCTCGGTGGCGAACGTCAAGCTCACGGCCGGAAGCCGGGATCTGGTGATCGCTCTCCAGGCCTCCGATCTGGGTGAGCTCTCCCAGCTCACCACCGCCCTCTTCCGTGGCGCCCCGGGGGTGCGGGCGACACGTACGCATGTGGCCACGGGCGTGCCCTCCGAGGGCAGCCGGTGGCGGCTGCGCGCCCTGGACGCCACGCAGCTCGCCCGTCTCCAGGAGGCGCTTCCGCCGGCCGAGCCGCTCCCCTCGGGGACGACCGGCTGGGACCCCCTGGACATCCGGCTCCTGGAGCTGCTGAGTGTGGACGGCCGGATGGCGATCAGCGATCTGGCGGAGCACGCCGACGCGCCGCTCACCACGGTCCGCCGACGGCTGCGGTCACTGCTCGGCTCACGGGTGTGTCTGCGCTGCGATCTGGCCCGGCCGCTGTCGGGATGGCCACTGTCCGCGGTGTACTTCGCGTCCGTACCGGCCGAGCGCCTGGAGGAGACCAGCCGGGCGCTGGCCGGGGTGCGGGAGGTGCGGTCGTGTGCGATCACGGCGGGCCCGCACAACCTCGTCATCGACGTCTGGCTGCGCGCCTCCGGCGATGTGCACGCCTTCGAGGCGCATCTGTCGAGGCGGCTGCCGCGGCTGACCATCGAGGACCGCTCGGTGGTGCTGCGCACGGTCAAGCACATGGGCCGGCTGCTGGACCGCGACGGCCACAGCGTGGGCATCGTCCCGCTGCGCCCCTTCACAGCCCCCGCCGCCGGGGACGCCACCGCCACCTGA
- a CDS encoding metal-dependent hydrolase family protein, translating to MTEPTTSETTRTALRVENATLVDGTGAAPIADAVVIADAEGTITYAGPAATAPPASGDAFTGRVIDAGGRTVLPGFFDCHTHLAYAHASQPGRRGELDPVLVTFDTATRMRQTLDAGITTARDLGGLATGYRTAVETGRIEGPRLHTAVRIISHTGGHADVRLPDGTDLSGGEMSELADTEDEARLAVRKVLRAGADLVKICATGGMGSPYDQPDDEGLLEEEIRAVVDECRRHGGKPVAAHAQGNAGILNAIRGGVTSIEHGYGLDDRALEMAGERGVFVVPTLSTVYAGINKATMEHYHYEKKVRWSGITKENISRAIEQGAKIALGTDAAVCPHGQNLMELSYLVDLGMDPMDAIVAGTRTAAELLGVADRLGTLAPGRVADLVICEGDPLADIGVLGDPANVVCVVQDGHVRKDTKGLLPSATPAGGRP from the coding sequence ATGACGGAACCCACCACGTCCGAGACCACCAGGACGGCTCTGCGCGTGGAGAACGCCACGTTGGTCGACGGTACCGGGGCTGCCCCGATCGCGGACGCCGTCGTCATCGCCGATGCCGAAGGAACCATCACCTACGCGGGCCCGGCGGCCACCGCGCCCCCGGCCTCCGGCGACGCCTTCACCGGCCGTGTCATCGACGCGGGCGGCCGCACCGTGCTGCCGGGTTTCTTCGACTGCCACACCCACCTCGCCTACGCCCATGCCTCCCAGCCCGGCCGCCGCGGTGAACTCGACCCGGTCCTGGTCACCTTCGACACCGCCACCCGCATGCGGCAGACCCTCGACGCGGGCATCACCACCGCCCGGGACCTGGGCGGGCTGGCCACCGGGTACCGCACCGCCGTCGAGACCGGCCGGATCGAGGGCCCCCGGCTGCACACCGCCGTACGGATCATCAGCCACACCGGCGGCCACGCCGATGTGCGCCTGCCCGACGGCACCGACCTCAGCGGCGGTGAGATGTCCGAGCTCGCCGACACCGAGGACGAGGCGCGGCTGGCCGTGCGCAAGGTGCTGCGCGCGGGGGCCGACCTGGTCAAGATCTGCGCCACCGGTGGCATGGGCAGCCCCTACGACCAGCCGGACGACGAGGGGCTCCTGGAGGAGGAGATCCGCGCCGTGGTCGACGAGTGCCGGCGCCACGGCGGCAAGCCGGTGGCCGCCCACGCCCAGGGCAACGCGGGCATCCTCAACGCCATCCGTGGCGGGGTCACCAGCATCGAGCACGGCTACGGCCTGGACGACCGGGCCCTGGAGATGGCGGGGGAGCGTGGCGTCTTCGTCGTCCCGACCCTCTCCACCGTCTACGCGGGCATCAACAAGGCCACGATGGAGCACTATCACTACGAGAAGAAGGTGCGCTGGTCCGGCATCACCAAGGAGAACATCTCCCGCGCCATCGAGCAGGGGGCGAAGATCGCGCTCGGCACCGACGCCGCCGTCTGTCCGCACGGACAGAACCTGATGGAGCTCTCCTACCTCGTGGACCTGGGCATGGACCCCATGGACGCCATCGTGGCCGGCACCCGGACCGCCGCCGAACTCCTCGGCGTCGCCGACCGGCTCGGCACGCTGGCCCCCGGCCGCGTCGCCGACCTCGTCATCTGCGAGGGCGATCCGCTCGCGGACATCGGTGTGCTGGGCGATCCCGCCAACGTGGTTTGCGTCGTGCAGGACGGACATGTCCGCAAGGACACCAAGGGCCTCCTGCCCTCGGCCACGCCAGCCGGAGGGCGGCCCTGA